One genomic segment of Phycisphaerae bacterium includes these proteins:
- the tuf gene encoding elongation factor Tu: protein MAKGKFERTKPHVNVGTIGHVDHGKTTLTAAITDYLASKGLAEKKSYDEVAKASEKDGRRDPTKILTIATAHVEYQTLNRHYAHVDCPGHADYVKNMITGAAQMDGAILVVSAADGPMPQTREHILLARQVNVPAIVVFLNKVDLVDDPELLELVELEVRELLSKYDFPGDDTPIIKGAALPALQGDADAQAKIQELLDAVDSFIPEPKRQEDLPFLMPIEDVFSIKGRGTVGTGRIERGQVRTGDEVEIVGLNAESRKVVVTGVEMFNKTLDEGMAGDNVGCLLRGVEREELERGMVLAQPKSITPHTGFMAEVYVLTKEEGGRHSPFFPKYRPQFYFRTTDVTGEISALKSRDGKDAEMCMPGDNIQMQVKILKPIAMEEGLRFAIREGGRTVGSGVVTKILE from the coding sequence ATGGCAAAAGGGAAATTCGAGCGAACCAAACCGCACGTGAACGTCGGCACGATCGGGCACGTCGACCACGGCAAGACGACGTTGACCGCGGCGATCACCGACTATCTGGCGAGCAAGGGCTTGGCAGAGAAGAAAAGCTATGACGAAGTGGCGAAGGCGTCGGAAAAGGACGGCCGTCGCGACCCGACGAAAATTCTGACCATCGCCACCGCCCACGTGGAATATCAGACCCTGAACCGCCACTACGCCCACGTGGACTGCCCCGGACACGCGGACTACGTCAAGAACATGATCACCGGCGCCGCCCAGATGGACGGAGCGATCCTGGTGGTTTCGGCTGCGGACGGCCCGATGCCGCAGACCCGCGAGCACATCCTCCTGGCCCGCCAGGTGAACGTGCCGGCGATCGTGGTGTTCCTGAACAAGGTGGACCTGGTCGATGACCCCGAGCTGCTCGAGCTGGTCGAGCTGGAGGTCCGCGAGCTTCTGAGCAAGTACGACTTCCCGGGCGACGACACCCCGATCATCAAGGGCGCCGCCCTTCCGGCCCTCCAGGGCGACGCCGACGCCCAGGCCAAGATCCAGGAACTCCTGGACGCGGTCGACAGCTTCATTCCCGAGCCCAAGCGTCAGGAAGACCTGCCGTTCCTCATGCCGATCGAAGACGTGTTCAGCATCAAGGGCCGTGGAACGGTCGGCACCGGTCGTATCGAACGCGGCCAGGTCCGCACCGGCGATGAGGTGGAGATCGTCGGCCTCAACGCCGAGTCTCGGAAAGTAGTCGTGACGGGCGTCGAGATGTTCAACAAGACGCTGGACGAGGGCATGGCGGGCGACAACGTCGGCTGCCTGCTGCGTGGCGTGGAGCGTGAAGAGCTGGAGCGCGGCATGGTGCTGGCCCAGCCGAAGTCGATCACGCCGCACACCGGCTTCATGGCCGAGGTGTACGTGCTGACGAAAGAGGAAGGCGGCCGGCACAGCCCGTTCTTCCCGAAGTACCGTCCGCAGTTCTACTTCCGGACGACCGACGTCACGGGCGAGATCTCCGCGCTCAAGAGCCGCGACGGCAAGGACGCCGAGATGTGCATGCCCGGCGACAACATCCAGATGCAGGTGAAGATCCTCAAGCCGATCGCGATGGAAGAGGGCCTGCGGTTCGCCATTCGCGAAGGCGGCCGGACCGTCGGCTCGGGTGTTGTCACGAAGATCCTGGAGTAG
- the rpmG gene encoding 50S ribosomal protein L33, translated as MAKGPKGEWVWMECTSCGSRNYRTPVSAKPGQGQVKLELSKYCPRERKHTTHKIRRK; from the coding sequence ATGGCAAAGGGTCCGAAAGGCGAGTGGGTTTGGATGGAATGCACCAGTTGCGGTTCGCGGAACTACCGGACCCCGGTTTCGGCCAAGCCCGGCCAGGGCCAGGTGAAACTGGAACTGAGCAAGTACTGTCCGCGCGAGCGGAAGCACACGACGCACAAGATCCGCCGGAAGTAG
- the secE gene encoding preprotein translocase subunit SecE, with amino-acid sequence MANKTSTTNAEQAQWFSVYKPTQGYWTRLCTALGSAALVAWGAHWLFQKMEPYGTTPTGQYLQVGVTLLWIVAWALVLYWLIGRNARTVDFFVAVESEMKKVNWSSKQEVIGATKVVMLFVVLLSLMLFAVDILFMLFFSAIGVLRAAGSALF; translated from the coding sequence ATGGCAAACAAGACGAGCACGACCAATGCGGAACAGGCCCAGTGGTTCAGCGTGTACAAGCCGACGCAAGGCTACTGGACCCGGCTGTGCACCGCTTTGGGCAGTGCGGCCCTGGTCGCCTGGGGCGCCCACTGGCTGTTCCAGAAGATGGAGCCCTACGGCACCACTCCGACCGGACAGTACCTGCAGGTAGGGGTGACGTTGCTGTGGATCGTGGCCTGGGCCCTGGTGCTTTACTGGCTCATCGGCCGCAACGCCCGGACGGTGGACTTCTTTGTCGCCGTCGAGAGCGAAATGAAGAAGGTCAACTGGTCGTCGAAGCAAGAGGTGATCGGGGCGACCAAGGTGGTGATGCTGTTCGTGGTGCTGCTGAGCCTGATGCTGTTCGCGGTGGACATTCTGTTCATGCTGTTCTTCTCGGCGATCGGCGTCTTGCGGGCGGCCGGATCGGCGTTATTTTAA
- the nusG gene encoding transcription termination/antitermination factor NusG, with product MSKQWYVLRVASNKEDQVCEALTKKVQIESLDEIIGRVLVPTVKEKRVKGGQAKVVERKLYPGYVFVEMQTNEDGTIPEHAWFMIKETMGVGDFIGSDNKPVPMATGDVEKMLTVVERAKDEPSIAIDFQKGDQIKIKEGPFENFEGKVEEVNTQQGRVKVIVTVFGRATELELEYWQIEKA from the coding sequence ATGTCCAAACAGTGGTATGTATTGCGGGTGGCGTCCAACAAGGAAGATCAGGTCTGCGAGGCCTTGACCAAGAAGGTGCAGATCGAGAGCCTGGACGAGATCATCGGCCGGGTGCTCGTACCGACGGTCAAGGAAAAGCGGGTCAAGGGCGGCCAGGCGAAGGTGGTGGAACGCAAGCTGTATCCGGGCTACGTCTTCGTGGAAATGCAGACCAACGAGGACGGGACCATTCCGGAACACGCGTGGTTCATGATCAAGGAGACGATGGGCGTCGGCGACTTCATCGGGTCGGACAACAAGCCGGTGCCGATGGCGACCGGCGACGTCGAGAAGATGCTCACGGTGGTCGAGCGGGCCAAGGACGAGCCATCGATCGCCATCGACTTCCAGAAAGGCGATCAGATCAAGATCAAGGAAGGTCCGTTCGAGAACTTCGAAGGCAAGGTCGAAGAGGTCAACACGCAGCAGGGCCGGGTGAAAGTTATCGTGACGGTATTCGGTCGGGCGACCGAGCTCGAGCTCGAATACTGGCAGATCGAGAAGGCATAG
- the rplK gene encoding 50S ribosomal protein L11, producing MAKEVTATIKVQAPGGQATPAPPIGPALGQHGVNIGQFVSQFNERTKQYNGMTIPAVITVYSDRSFDFVVKSPPAAALLKEAAKVAKGSGVPNKDKVGQVTRADVRKIAETKMQDLNAFDLDQAMRVVEGTARSMGIDVVD from the coding sequence ATGGCAAAGGAAGTAACGGCGACGATCAAGGTTCAGGCCCCCGGCGGTCAGGCCACACCGGCCCCCCCTATCGGACCGGCCCTGGGCCAGCACGGCGTGAATATCGGGCAGTTCGTCAGTCAATTCAACGAACGGACCAAGCAGTACAACGGAATGACCATTCCGGCGGTCATCACGGTCTACAGCGACCGGAGTTTTGACTTCGTGGTCAAGAGCCCGCCCGCGGCCGCCCTGCTGAAAGAGGCGGCGAAGGTGGCCAAGGGTTCGGGCGTGCCGAACAAGGACAAGGTCGGCCAGGTCACGCGGGCCGACGTCCGGAAGATCGCCGAAACCAAGATGCAGGACCTCAACGCCTTCGACCTCGACCAGGCGATGCGCGTCGTCGAGGGCACGGCCAGAAGCATGGGAATCGACGTGGTGGACTAG
- a CDS encoding 50S ribosomal protein L1 yields MMKRGKKYQKMQELLADKPQPMEVLEAIGILKQFGLTKFDQTVECVVNLGIDPRQADQQVRGALAMPKGIGKARTVIAFCDPDSVEKAKEAGAVEAGGEDLVKKIQDGWMDFDVALATPAMMRLVGRLGRVLGPQGKMPSPKGGTVTDDIITAVSEYRSGKLEYRNDAGGNVHMVVGKLSFSAEDLAANIEAFLAHIRRVKPSSSRGTYIKKAVITATMSPGIQITAA; encoded by the coding sequence ATAATGAAGCGAGGAAAAAAGTATCAGAAGATGCAGGAGCTGCTGGCGGACAAGCCGCAGCCGATGGAGGTGCTTGAGGCCATCGGCATCCTCAAGCAGTTCGGTCTCACCAAGTTCGACCAGACGGTCGAGTGCGTGGTGAACCTGGGGATCGACCCGCGTCAGGCGGACCAGCAGGTTCGCGGAGCGCTGGCCATGCCCAAAGGGATCGGCAAGGCGCGGACGGTGATCGCGTTCTGCGACCCCGACTCGGTGGAGAAGGCCAAGGAGGCCGGGGCCGTCGAGGCCGGTGGCGAAGATCTGGTCAAGAAGATTCAGGACGGCTGGATGGACTTCGACGTCGCGCTGGCCACGCCGGCAATGATGCGTCTGGTCGGTCGTCTGGGCCGGGTGCTCGGCCCGCAGGGCAAGATGCCCTCGCCGAAGGGCGGTACGGTGACCGACGACATCATCACGGCGGTGTCGGAGTACCGTTCGGGCAAACTGGAGTACCGCAACGATGCCGGTGGAAACGTGCACATGGTGGTCGGCAAGCTCAGCTTTTCAGCGGAGGACCTGGCGGCCAACATCGAGGCGTTCCTGGCCCACATCCGTCGGGTCAAACCGTCGTCATCCCGCGGAACCTACATCAAGAAGGCGGTCATCACCGCGACCATGAGCCCGGGCATCCAGATCACGGCGGCCTGA
- a CDS encoding 50S ribosomal protein L10 — translation MSKPLKDLITKELKSRLSNVESAMVVNPILLTGVESNRFRGALKAKNIEMHLVKNSLAQRALAGTKLEGIGEILTGPSAVVYGGESIVDVAREIHDWTKKLTKLEVCGAIVDGEVVDAEGAKQLAKMPSRVELQGQIVQLAQSPGARVASAIGAPAGRIAGCIKSLVEKLETPSGAAA, via the coding sequence ATGAGCAAGCCATTAAAAGACCTGATTACGAAAGAACTGAAGTCCCGGCTTTCCAACGTGGAAAGCGCGATGGTGGTCAACCCGATCCTCCTGACCGGCGTCGAGAGCAACCGTTTCCGCGGGGCTCTGAAGGCCAAGAACATCGAGATGCATCTGGTGAAGAACTCGCTGGCCCAGCGGGCGCTGGCGGGCACGAAGCTGGAAGGCATCGGCGAGATCCTGACCGGCCCGTCCGCTGTGGTCTACGGCGGCGAGTCGATTGTGGACGTGGCCCGGGAGATCCACGACTGGACCAAGAAGCTGACCAAGCTGGAGGTCTGCGGCGCCATCGTCGATGGCGAGGTGGTCGACGCGGAAGGCGCCAAGCAGTTGGCCAAGATGCCCAGCCGGGTCGAGCTGCAAGGCCAGATCGTGCAGTTGGCCCAGTCGCCCGGAGCGCGGGTTGCCTCGGCGATCGGAGCGCCGGCCGGACGGATCGCCGGATGCATCAAGTCGCTGGTGGAGAAGCTGGAAACCCCAAGCGGGGCTGCCGCTTGA
- the rplL gene encoding 50S ribosomal protein L7/L12, whose product MTEREWSSDIKDIGDKIVALTLMQAKELGDYLKEVHGIEPAAGAVAVAAMPGAGAGGEAAAAEEKTSFDVILTSAGDKKIQVIKVVRQATNLGLKEAKDLVDGAPKPVKEGLSKDEAEQLKKELEEAGATVELK is encoded by the coding sequence ATGACAGAACGCGAATGGTCATCGGACATTAAGGACATTGGTGATAAGATTGTTGCTCTGACGCTGATGCAGGCCAAGGAGCTCGGCGACTATCTGAAGGAAGTGCACGGGATCGAGCCGGCCGCCGGTGCGGTGGCCGTGGCGGCGATGCCGGGCGCGGGCGCCGGCGGGGAGGCGGCGGCAGCCGAGGAGAAGACCTCTTTCGACGTGATTCTGACCTCTGCGGGCGACAAGAAGATCCAGGTGATCAAGGTGGTCCGCCAGGCGACGAATCTGGGCCTGAAGGAGGCGAAGGATCTGGTTGACGGCGCACCCAAGCCGGTCAAGGAAGGCCTGAGCAAGGACGAGGCCGAGCAGTTGAAGAAG